CCGCGCGATGGAAGCTCGCGTACGACCCGTCGGTGGCGGCTTTGTACCGGCAGAGTCCCGGTTCGATGTCCAGGAACCACCGCGTCATGCTCGACGCGGCGGCCCAGGTGCTCGCGAAGAACGCCCAGCTCGCGCCGAACCGACTCGCGTACGCGTGGTGGGCCCAGTTCGGGCGGTTCCAGCACGGCCGCCGGGTGCTCTTCAACGTCCTGACCACCGGCCCGTGGCCGCACCGTCTTTGGCAGCTGTTCGGTCTCGTGGCGGCGCGGCCCCACCTGCTGTGGGTCGGCGCGTTCTCCCTGGTGTCGCTGCTCGCGGGCAAACGCCCGTCGGCGCCGACCAAGGAGGAGCCGAAGACGGAAAGGCGCCGAGCGGCCTAGGGCTGGATACCCGTGGGAGTGCGCGCGCTTGCGCGTCGCCCTGAACGCGAGCGACTCGCCGCGAGTCTTGTGCCGAACAAGTTCGGCGGGGGAAGGGCGGCGACCAAGGTCGCGCACTCCCACGGTGAAGTCAAATCAGTGACGAAGGCGGCGGGCTAGACCCACGACGCTTGGGGGGTCCGGGTTGACTCCATGCGGGCGAACACGGCTGCGCGCCAGAGGAACTTGGGGTTGCCCACCACGTACCGGTGGAACAGCCGCACGGGCTCGCGAAGGAGGCGGTAGGCCCACTCCATGCGGACCGAGCGCACCCAGCGGGGTGCCCGGGGGGTCGAGCCGGACAGGAAGTCGAACAGCGCGCCGACGCCGCACGCGACCTTGACGTTCAACGCCTCGCGGTGCTCGATCAGGAAGAACTCCTGTTTCGGCTGTCCCAGCGCGACGAGCAGCAGGTCGGCCCCGGAACGCGCGATCGAGCGCGCGGCCAACTCGGGATCGGCGAACCCGTGCATGCGTCCCACCACCCGGACGTTGGGATAGCGACGCTCGATTTCCAGCGCCGCGCCGGCGTTCGAGGCCGGCGACGCGCCATATAGGTAGACGCGAAGTTCCTGTTGCGATTCGGCGAACAACCGCGGAAAGAGGTCGGTGCCGTTGAAATTGTAGTGGAACTCCCGCCCCCGAAGGCGGGCGGCGATCGCGGCGCCGATCCCGTCGTTCAACACGGCGTCCATCGCGCACAGGCAGGCGTGGAGCCCCGGGCGCTCATGCGCCAGATTCAGGGAGTGCGCGTTGGCGATCCCCAGCAGGCGGGTCCGCCGCGACCCGGCCATCGCCTGATTCCACCACAGTTTGAAGGATTCGTACGTGGGGTTCCAGATCGAGACGCCCAGAAGGTCGATGGACTCGGAGCGGTGGGTGGAAAGGGAAAACGGTGCGCTGGCCATCTTAGTACGCTCCTCGGCCCCGAAGGACGGCCGTGGGGGTGCGGAGCAGCAGCTTCACATCGGTCAGCAGGCTCATCTCGCGCAGGTAGCGGTGATCCAACTCGATCCACTGCTGGAAGTCCAGATCGCTCCGGCCCATGACCTGCCAGTAGCAGGTGAGCCCGGGCTTGACCGACAGGCGCTGCATGGCGAACCCGTCGTACTGCTCGACTTCTCGGGGGAGCGGCGGGCGGGGTCCGACGAGGCTCATGTCCCCCACGAAGACGCTCAGGATCTGCGGCAGCTCATCGAGGCTGTACTTGCGAAGGAACCGCCCAAGGGGGGTGATGCGAGGGTCCGACTTGATCTTGAAGATCGGCCCGTCCTTCTCGTTGAGCGCATCGAGGTAGATCAGGGTGCGGTCGGCGTCCACGTACATCGAGCGGAACTTGACGAAGGGGAACTCGCGGCCGCCCAGCCCGACCCGGGTGCTTCGGTAGAAGACCGGTCCGCGGCTTGTGAGTCGAACCGCCGCGGCGATCAACAGAAACAACGGTCCCAGCAGCAGCAACAACGTACCGGATCCGAGGAGGTCCATCACGCGCTTGGCGGTCGCGTAGGGCACGTGGCGAGGTTCGACGCGGCTCACCGGCCGGAAGGCGAGGGTTGGATCGAGGAGTGCGTTCTGGCTCATGGTTGCTGGAGCTCAGATCCATGTCTCTGGAGGACGGGAGAGCATGGATCGTCGAGCAACCTAAGCACTGCAAGCACCAGGCCAGACAGAAGCGCTTGGCGGGAACCTGAGGGCGTTGCTGGGTAGTTTGTCGTCTATCGTTTGTTGTCTGTCGTCACCGACCACAAACCACAAACCACAAACCACAAACCCCTATTCGACCGTGACGCTCTTTGCCAGATTCCGGGGTTGGTCGATTTCGCAGCCCTTGAACCGGGCCACGTGATAGGCCAGGAACTGGATCGGAATGATCGACAGCAGCGCGTTGAGGAATTCGAAGGGCGTCTCGGGAACGCGCAGGATGTGGTCGGCGACCTTCTCGACGACCGTGTCGTCGTCGGTCGTGATCGCCACGATCGTGCCGCCGCGCGCCTGGACTTCCTGCATGTTGCTCAGCACCTTGTCGCGAATCGTGGGGTCGGTGGCACCGAAGATGGCGACCACGCCCTTCTGCACCAGTGCGAGGGGGCCGTGCTTCATCTCGCCCGCAGGCGATTCCTGCGTGGGGATGTAAGCGATCTCCTTGAGCTTGAGCGCGCCTTCGAGCGCCACGTAGGCGTCGGCTCCCCGCCCGAGGAAGAAGCACAACGGCGTGTCTTGGATCTCTTTGGCCAAGGCGACGACGTCCGCTTCGCGCTCGAGAAGCATCGCAGCCTTGTCGCTCAACGTGCGCAACGCTTCGACCGCGTCGCCGACGCGCAATCCGGGCATCTCCTGGACCTGCCCGATGTAGAGGGCGAGGAGCGTGAGCACGAGCACCTGTGCCGTGTAGGCCTTCGTGCTCGCCACCGAAATCTCGGGTCCCGCTTGCGTGAAGATCGTCCGGTCGCACTCGCGCGCGATCGACGATCCGATGACGTTCACGATGCCCAGGGTGCGGATGCGCCGTTCCTTGCAGAGCCTGAGGGCGGCGAGGGAGTCTGCGGTTTCCCCCGATTGGCTGATGAAGATCGCCAACGACTTCGGCGACAGGACCGGATCGCCATAGCGGAACTCGCTCGAGTAGTAGACGTCCGTGGGGAGCCGAAGCAGCTTCTCGAAGAGGTGCTTGCCCATCAGGCCCGCGTGGTAGGCCGTGCCGCACGCGATGATGTTCACACGGTCGATCTCGTTCCACACGTGCTCGGAGAAGATCTGTTCGAATCGGATGCGGTTCTTCTCGTCGATGCGACCCGCCAGGCACTGTCGAAGCACTTCCGGTTGCTCGTGGATCTCCTTGAGCATGAAGTGCTCGTAACCGCCCCGCTCCGCAGCGGCGGTGTCCCAGTCGATGTGCATCGGCTTGAGCGGGATCTCTCTCGCGTCCCCGTCGAGGATCGCGACGTCGGTGGCGGTGAGCACCGCGATCTGGTCCTCCTCGACGATCACGACCTCGCGCGTGTAGGGGAGCAGCGCGGTGATGTCGCTGGCCAAGAGGTTCTCTCCCTCGCCCAACCCGACGACGAGAGGACTGGCGTTGCGAGCGGCGACGATCTTGTCGGGCTCGCGCTTCGACACGACCACGAGGGCGTACGCACCCCGCAGCCTCTTCACCCCGAGCCGAACAGCCTCCTCCAGAGGCACGCCCTTGCCGTACTCCTCGCCGAGCACGTGCGCCGCGACCTCTGTATCGGTCTGCGAGCGGAAGATGTGGCCCTTGGCGGCCAACTCCTCCCGCAACTCCATGTAGTTCTCGATGATCCCGTTGTGGATGATCGAGATCTGCTCGTAACGGTCGTAGTGCGGGTGGGCGTTTTCGTCCGTCGGTCCGCCGTGGGTGGCCCATCGCGAGTGGGCGATCGCCATGCGGACGTCTTCGGGGGTGTCTCCCACAAGCTTGCCCAGCTCGGTCAGCTTGCCGGCGCGCTTGAGGATCTTGATGTCGTCGCCTTGAACGTAGGCGATGCCCGCGCTGTCGTATCCGCGGTATTCCAGCCGCTTCAACTGGTCGAAAACGACGTTCACCGCGCTGCGCGGCCCAAGGTATCCGGCGATCCCACACATGGTCCGTGCGAGGATAGCACGTCGGCAGCGGCCCCGGCGTCCGTACCGGCTTTTCCAGGTAGAAGCAGGGGTCTGGCCGAAGCAGTCGCTATACTAGAAGCACGAGACGTGCGGAGACACGTTTCCCGTGGCGTGCGTCCAGGGGAGACGGACCGTGTTGTTTGCAGGCAATGGTGGGCTCAAGCGTTTAGTTTGATGATCAGCTTCGATGACAAGGGGAGGTCGACGGCGACGCCGGGTGGCCACGTTGCGCCGACGGTGTCACGCTACCACCGGCCGCTGTTTCGCATCACCAAACGGATCTTCGATATCGTCGTGAGCCTCGTTCTGCTCGTCCTGCTCCTTCCGCTCTTCGCGCTCGTCGCACTCGTCATCATCGTCACCGATGGAACGCCGGTCACGTTTCGCCAGCAGCGCATCGGGCTGAACGGCAAACTCTTCTACCTGTACAAGTTTCGATCGATGGTCCGCAACGCGGACGAGATCCTGCAGTCGCGGCCCGAGCTGATGGAGGAGTACCGGAAGTACTACAAGATCAAAGACGATCCCCGCATCTCGCCGGTCGGCCAATTCCTGCGCAGCACGACGCTCGACGAACTGCCCCAGCTCTTCAACGTGCTGCGAGGCGAGATGAGCCTGGTGGGACCGCGACCGATCGTCGAGCCCGAACTGGCCAAGTTCGGCGACGCCCAGGAGATCTACCTGTCGATGAAACCCGGCTGCGCCGGCCTTTGGCAGTGCAGCGGCCGCAGCGACACGACGTACGAGGAGCGGGTCGCCTACGAGAGCCTGTACTACCGCAAAGCCTCTCCGGCCTTCGACCTCCTGATCCTTTGGCGAACGTTCTGGGCCGTGATTCTTCGCCGCGGCGCGGTGTAGGCTGGAGCACGTGGCGAATCCAAACGGGCGACGCGTCGCCCTCATCCACGACTGGCTGACGGTTCCCGCAGGCTCCGAGGCGGTCTTCGCGGAGGTGTGCGCCCTCTTCCCCGGGACCGTGTTCGCGTCGCAGATCGACGCCGAGCGGTGCACGTTCCTCCGTCCGTACCCGCTCCGTCCCAGCGCGATCCAGAAGCTGCCGTTCGCGCTCACCAAGCACTGGCTGTACGCTCCCGTGCTGCCGAACGTGTACGCGGGAATGGACCTCTCCGAGTTCGACCTCGTGCTCTCCGACAGCCACTCGTTTGCGCACGGAGTCCGCAGGGCCCCCGGCGCTCTGCACGTGAATTACTACCACACGCCCGCCCGTTCGCTTTGGGTGCCCGAGATCGACCCGAGGGCGGGCAAGACGTGGCTGCACCGCATGATCGCCAAGCGCCTCAAGCGGCTGGACTTCGTCGCGTCGAAGCGCCCCGACGTGATCTTCACAAACTCCGAGACCACGGCTGCGCGCGTGCGCAAGTTCTACGGTCGCGAGGTGGACCAGGTGATCTACCCGCCGGTGCACACCGAAGCGTGGCTCAAGGTTCCCCGCAAGTCCACGGACGCGGGGCTCATCACGTGGGGCAGGCTCATCGGCTACAAGCGGGTGGATCTGGCGATCGAATCCGTGCGCCGAACCGGGCAGGCGCTCCATGTCGTGGGCAGCGGCCCCCTCGAAGCCGAGCTGCGCGCCCAAGCGGCGGACTGCCCGAACATCACCTTCCACGGCCGGCTCGGCGACGCCGAGCTGATGGAGTTGATGGCGCACTGCAAGGCGTTCGTCTTTCCCGCCTACGAGGATTTCGGGATCGTGGCCGTCGAGGCGATGGCCGCGGGCCTGCCGGTCGTCGCGTTCGCCGAGGGAGGTGCGAGCGAGACGGTTCGGGACGAGTTCGGCGTGCGGTTTCCCGAACAGTCGGTGGACGCCCTTGTGGCCGCGCTCGAGGAGCTGGACCGCCGCGAGTTCGACGAACAGGCGCTGCGCGAACACGCGAAGCAGTACGACGTGTCCGTGTTCCGGCGGGAGTACCGCAAGGCCGTCGACGCCGCGATCGAAAAGCACTTCGGCGATTCGAAGCCCGCGGACGTCCTTAATTCTTGACCCATGGCGTTCCTCGACCTGTTGCTTTTCACGCGGCCCAAGCAGTGGACGAAGAACCTCCTCGTCTTCGCCGCGCCCCTGTTCGTGAGCGACCAATTGGAGCCAGGGGCGCTGTCAAAGAGCCTCGTCGCGTTTGCTGCGATGTGTCTTGCAAGCGGCGCGGTCTACGCATTCAACGATTTGAGCGATGTGGAGCAGGACCGGGCCCACCCGACCAAGCGCAATCGTCCGGTCGCCTCTGGGCGGATCGGCCGGGGCGAAGCGGGGTTCATCGGTGCGTTGGAGTTGATTGGCGCGCTGGCCTTGGCGTGGGCGATCGGGGCCAAGCCGTTCATCGTCGTGCTCGTGTATGTGGGCTTGCAGGCGGTCTACGTGTTGGGCGCCAAGCGCATCCCCGTGACCGACGTCTTCCTGATCGGCACCGGCTTTGTCCTTCGGGCCGCGTTGGGGGCGATCGCGATCCAAGTCCAGATCTCCGCCTGGCTCCTGCTTTGCACCGGCGCCCTCGCCCTGCTGCTCGGCTTTGGCAAGCGGCGTAGCGAGTTCGTGCTGCAGGGCGACGTGCGCGCTGCGAGCCGCGAGAGCCTCGGCGTCTACTCGAAGCAGGCGCTGGACGTGCTGGTCACGGCTTGCGCCACGGTGGCGGCGATTTGCTACGGCATCTACGCCGTGGAGAGCCAGACCGCCAAAAGCCACCCCGCCCTCATCCTCTCCTCGGTGTTCGTCTTCTACGGGATCTGCCGTTACCTCTTCCTTGCGTTCGGTGCGGACGAGGGGGGCGAGCCGGAGACGCTCCTGCTCACGGACGTTCACCTCATCGCCAGCGTTGTGCTGTTTGTGGGAAGCGTCCTCCTGGCCTTCAGCGGATTCCGCATGGGGTTCGTGAACTGATGCGATACGAGCGATCTCTGGTGGTCGGTGCGTCGTCGGGGATCGGGCGCGAAATCGCGTGCCAACTCGCGGCCGAAGGGGGCCTCGTGGCGGCGGTCGCCCGGCGCAAGGAGCGACTGGACGAGCTCTCCACCTCCTTTCCGTCCATCCAGACCTTCGTGCACGACGTCGAAGCCGCCGACGAGGTACCGGCGCTGTTCCAAGAGATCACCTCCTCGCTCGGTGGGCTCGACCTGGTCGTCTACGCGGCAGGCGTGATGCCGTCGGTCGGTCCCGACGAGTTCTCGTTCGAGAAGGACCGGGAGATCTTCGCCGTCAACGTGCTGGGCGCGATGGCGTGGCTCGACCAGGCGGCCGTCCGTTTCGGGCACGCGGGGCACGGCACGATCGTCGGCATCGGCAGCGTGGCGGGCGACCGGGGCCGAGCGGGCCAGCCCGCCTACAACGCGTCGAAAGCGGCCTTGGCCACCTATCTCGAAGCCCTGCGCAACCGGCTTGCGACGCAAGGCGTGACGGTGACCACCGTGAAGCCAGGACCCGTCGCGACGGAGATGACCGCGGGGCTCCCTCTCAAGAACCCGATGCTCGCGGAGAAGGCCGCGAGGAAGATCCTCGCGCTGAGCGGCTCCGGGGGCGAGCGCTACCTCTCTTGGAAGCACCGCCTGATCTTCGCCGTGATCCGGGCCATACCATCGCCGATCTTTCGGAGAATGAAACTGTGACGCGGCGGCTGTTGCCGCTCGAGACGATCCGCGGTCTGGCGGGATTCGGCGGCGCGCAACGGGCGGATGGCTACGTGTTTCAACCGACCACGGTCGACGAGGCGCGCGAGGTCCTGGCTCTCGCGCGTGAAGCCGGGCGGCGCGTGGTGCTGCGCGGTTCGGGGCGTTCCTACGGCGATGCGGCGATCGCGCGCGAAGCGGTCGTCCTCGACCTGTGCGCGATGAACCAGGTGGTGGGTTGGGATCCAAGCACCGGGATTCTGGAGGCGGAGGCGGGGGCGACTCTGGGCGACGTGTGGAGGCGTTGCCTTCCCGACGGGTGGTGGCCGCCCGTGGTGTCGGGCACGATGTTCCCGACCCTGGGGGGAGCGCTCGCGATGAACATCCACGGCAAGAACGCCTACCGGGTGGGCACCCTGGGCGAGCACGTGCGCTCGATCGACGTGCTGCCCACCGACGGGGGCGAGGTGGTGCGCCTCGGCCCTTCGGACTCCCTGTTTCACTCCGTGGTCTCCGGCGCGGGCCTGGCCGGGCTGATCGTGGGGGTCCGTCTACAGCTCAAGAAGGTGCCGAGCGGGGACGTGCGCGTGCGCGGGGTCTCGTGCTCGGGCTGGAAGGACCAGTTCGACGCCTTCGACCGGTACCGCGAGGATGCGGACTACATGGTGAGCTGGATCGACTGTTTTGCGAGGGGGCACGCACGGGGCCGGGGGCTGTTCCACGCGGCGTGGTACGCGGAGGGCCCGTCCGCGACGTTGCTCGAAGCGCACCAGACCCTGCCCTCGAAGGTGCTCGGCGTGGTGCCCAAGTCGGAGACGTGGCGGTTCCTCAAGCTGCTGAACCGGCGGGGGTGCATGCGCCTGGTCAACGCGGCCAAGCACGCGGCGGGGCGGATTTTCGAGCACGGGCGGGAGGGCCGGCAGAGTTTGGTGGCTTTCTCGTTCCTTCTCGATTACGTGCCGGGCTGGGAGCGCGCGTACGCGCCGGGCGGGTTCATCCAGGTCCAAACCTTCGTGCCCGCCGCCGAGGCGAGACGCGTGTTCGACGAGCAGATCCAGATGCAGCAGCGCGCGGGGCTGGAGTCCTTCCTGGGCGTGATGAAGCGCCACCGGGTGGACGAGTTCGCGCTCTCGCACGGCGTCGACGGCTACTCGTTGGCGCTCGACTTCAAGGTCACGCGTGCCAACCGGGCGCGCGTCGAAGCTCTTGCAGACGGGCTCCATAAGTCCGCGTTGGCAGCAGGCGGACGGTTCTACTTGGCCAAGGACACCGTGCTGGACGGCGCGGACTACCGCCTCTCCATTGGGGATGGGTTGGAGAGGCTGCACAAGGCAAGGGAACGATTTGACCCGGACGGAATCCTGACCAGTGCGCAGGCGGAGAGGCTGGGGCTCTTGTAGCCCGGATACGCCCGTCGAGCAGGCGTGGCACGCGTGGTACTCGGGGTGGGCAATTCGGGTGCCACGCCCGCTCGACGGGCGTGCCGGGAAGGGGCCGACGGGCCCAATCCAGTAGAATGGGAGCCGATTTGAGCGTTTTCCCCCAGGAGAGTGCCCCGCGATGAGCGTGGCCAAAAAGCTCGCACCCCAGTTTCAAGCGGAGTTGATGGGTGCGTCGTCCGTGTTGATCGGGACCCACCTGAACCCCGACGGCGACGCGCTGGGCAGCGCGCTGGCCCTTTCGCACCTGCTCGATGGGATGGGGATCTACAACGAGGTGCTCAACCACCACCTGCCGCCGGCCAACCTCGAGTTCCTTCCCGGCGTGGGGCGCGTGCGGCAAGAGCCCAAGCGCGAGAAGTTCGATCTTTGCGTCGTGCTCGATCTCGATTCGACGGAGCGGCTGGGCAACGTCGAACCCTTCTTTGGGGCCTGCACGCGGCTGATCGTCGTCGACCACCACATCCCGCACGAGGCGCCGGGAGACCTTCGCATCGTGGATACCGACGCCTCCGCGACCGCGGCGATCCTGACGGAGATGCTCTTGGAAATGGGGGCGGCGATCACCCCGGACATCGCGACGTGCCTGCTCACGGGGATCGTCACGGACACCGGCAGCTTCCGATTCCGCAACACCACGGTCGAGGCGCTGACCTTGGCGGCGCGCCTGTTGGAGCTGGGCGGAGACATCAACCTCGTGAGCGAGGAGATCTTCCAACGCAAGCCCCTTTCAAGCGCGCGGCTGCTTGGCTTCATGCTCGAGCGGATGGTGCTCGAGGCCGACGACCGG
The genomic region above belongs to Fimbriimonadaceae bacterium and contains:
- a CDS encoding WecB/TagA/CpsF family glycosyltransferase, which produces MASAPFSLSTHRSESIDLLGVSIWNPTYESFKLWWNQAMAGSRRTRLLGIANAHSLNLAHERPGLHACLCAMDAVLNDGIGAAIAARLRGREFHYNFNGTDLFPRLFAESQQELRVYLYGASPASNAGAALEIERRYPNVRVVGRMHGFADPELAARSIARSGADLLLVALGQPKQEFFLIEHREALNVKVACGVGALFDFLSGSTPRAPRWVRSVRMEWAYRLLREPVRLFHRYVVGNPKFLWRAAVFARMESTRTPQASWV
- a CDS encoding sugar transferase → MSQNALLDPTLAFRPVSRVEPRHVPYATAKRVMDLLGSGTLLLLLGPLFLLIAAAVRLTSRGPVFYRSTRVGLGGREFPFVKFRSMYVDADRTLIYLDALNEKDGPIFKIKSDPRITPLGRFLRKYSLDELPQILSVFVGDMSLVGPRPPLPREVEQYDGFAMQRLSVKPGLTCYWQVMGRSDLDFQQWIELDHRYLREMSLLTDVKLLLRTPTAVLRGRGAY
- the glmS gene encoding glutamine--fructose-6-phosphate transaminase (isomerizing), which gives rise to MCGIAGYLGPRSAVNVVFDQLKRLEYRGYDSAGIAYVQGDDIKILKRAGKLTELGKLVGDTPEDVRMAIAHSRWATHGGPTDENAHPHYDRYEQISIIHNGIIENYMELREELAAKGHIFRSQTDTEVAAHVLGEEYGKGVPLEEAVRLGVKRLRGAYALVVVSKREPDKIVAARNASPLVVGLGEGENLLASDITALLPYTREVVIVEEDQIAVLTATDVAILDGDAREIPLKPMHIDWDTAAAERGGYEHFMLKEIHEQPEVLRQCLAGRIDEKNRIRFEQIFSEHVWNEIDRVNIIACGTAYHAGLMGKHLFEKLLRLPTDVYYSSEFRYGDPVLSPKSLAIFISQSGETADSLAALRLCKERRIRTLGIVNVIGSSIARECDRTIFTQAGPEISVASTKAYTAQVLVLTLLALYIGQVQEMPGLRVGDAVEALRTLSDKAAMLLEREADVVALAKEIQDTPLCFFLGRGADAYVALEGALKLKEIAYIPTQESPAGEMKHGPLALVQKGVVAIFGATDPTIRDKVLSNMQEVQARGGTIVAITTDDDTVVEKVADHILRVPETPFEFLNALLSIIPIQFLAYHVARFKGCEIDQPRNLAKSVTVE
- a CDS encoding sugar transferase; this encodes MISFDDKGRSTATPGGHVAPTVSRYHRPLFRITKRIFDIVVSLVLLVLLLPLFALVALVIIVTDGTPVTFRQQRIGLNGKLFYLYKFRSMVRNADEILQSRPELMEEYRKYYKIKDDPRISPVGQFLRSTTLDELPQLFNVLRGEMSLVGPRPIVEPELAKFGDAQEIYLSMKPGCAGLWQCSGRSDTTYEERVAYESLYYRKASPAFDLLILWRTFWAVILRRGAV
- a CDS encoding glycosyltransferase; protein product: MANPNGRRVALIHDWLTVPAGSEAVFAEVCALFPGTVFASQIDAERCTFLRPYPLRPSAIQKLPFALTKHWLYAPVLPNVYAGMDLSEFDLVLSDSHSFAHGVRRAPGALHVNYYHTPARSLWVPEIDPRAGKTWLHRMIAKRLKRLDFVASKRPDVIFTNSETTAARVRKFYGREVDQVIYPPVHTEAWLKVPRKSTDAGLITWGRLIGYKRVDLAIESVRRTGQALHVVGSGPLEAELRAQAADCPNITFHGRLGDAELMELMAHCKAFVFPAYEDFGIVAVEAMAAGLPVVAFAEGGASETVRDEFGVRFPEQSVDALVAALEELDRREFDEQALREHAKQYDVSVFRREYRKAVDAAIEKHFGDSKPADVLNS
- a CDS encoding decaprenyl-phosphate phosphoribosyltransferase; amino-acid sequence: MAFLDLLLFTRPKQWTKNLLVFAAPLFVSDQLEPGALSKSLVAFAAMCLASGAVYAFNDLSDVEQDRAHPTKRNRPVASGRIGRGEAGFIGALELIGALALAWAIGAKPFIVVLVYVGLQAVYVLGAKRIPVTDVFLIGTGFVLRAALGAIAIQVQISAWLLLCTGALALLLGFGKRRSEFVLQGDVRAASRESLGVYSKQALDVLVTACATVAAICYGIYAVESQTAKSHPALILSSVFVFYGICRYLFLAFGADEGGEPETLLLTDVHLIASVVLFVGSVLLAFSGFRMGFVN
- a CDS encoding SDR family NAD(P)-dependent oxidoreductase, which encodes MRYERSLVVGASSGIGREIACQLAAEGGLVAAVARRKERLDELSTSFPSIQTFVHDVEAADEVPALFQEITSSLGGLDLVVYAAGVMPSVGPDEFSFEKDREIFAVNVLGAMAWLDQAAVRFGHAGHGTIVGIGSVAGDRGRAGQPAYNASKAALATYLEALRNRLATQGVTVTTVKPGPVATEMTAGLPLKNPMLAEKAARKILALSGSGGERYLSWKHRLIFAVIRAIPSPIFRRMKL
- a CDS encoding FAD-binding oxidoreductase, yielding MTRRLLPLETIRGLAGFGGAQRADGYVFQPTTVDEAREVLALAREAGRRVVLRGSGRSYGDAAIAREAVVLDLCAMNQVVGWDPSTGILEAEAGATLGDVWRRCLPDGWWPPVVSGTMFPTLGGALAMNIHGKNAYRVGTLGEHVRSIDVLPTDGGEVVRLGPSDSLFHSVVSGAGLAGLIVGVRLQLKKVPSGDVRVRGVSCSGWKDQFDAFDRYREDADYMVSWIDCFARGHARGRGLFHAAWYAEGPSATLLEAHQTLPSKVLGVVPKSETWRFLKLLNRRGCMRLVNAAKHAAGRIFEHGREGRQSLVAFSFLLDYVPGWERAYAPGGFIQVQTFVPAAEARRVFDEQIQMQQRAGLESFLGVMKRHRVDEFALSHGVDGYSLALDFKVTRANRARVEALADGLHKSALAAGGRFYLAKDTVLDGADYRLSIGDGLERLHKARERFDPDGILTSAQAERLGLL
- a CDS encoding bifunctional oligoribonuclease/PAP phosphatase NrnA, whose protein sequence is MSVAKKLAPQFQAELMGASSVLIGTHLNPDGDALGSALALSHLLDGMGIYNEVLNHHLPPANLEFLPGVGRVRQEPKREKFDLCVVLDLDSTERLGNVEPFFGACTRLIVVDHHIPHEAPGDLRIVDTDASATAAILTEMLLEMGAAITPDIATCLLTGIVTDTGSFRFRNTTVEALTLAARLLELGGDINLVSEEIFQRKPLSSARLLGFMLERMVLEADDRIAYSVLDFNDFEVTGARDENTEGFVNELLSIRTVQIAALIREPKPGRIRVSLRSRGEFDIAEVARQFGGGGHKNAAGCAFDGNPEDAVTGLVPRLRACLESS